In Drosophila yakuba strain Tai18E2 chromosome X, Prin_Dyak_Tai18E2_2.1, whole genome shotgun sequence, a single genomic region encodes these proteins:
- the LOC6524336 gene encoding irregular chiasm C-roughest protein, whose amino-acid sequence MKRMRSSRLLVLPLILVLILTLLLQPIAVHAKSKKNKSSQSSHHGDSSSSSSSSSSSSSSSSASAAAAADESKSKGADNGGQHFAMEPQDQTAVVGSRVTLPCRVMEKVGALQWTKDDFGLGQHRNLSGFERYSMVGSDEEGDFSLDIYPLMLDDDAKYQCQVGPGPQGEQGIRSRFAKLTVLVPPEAPKITQGDYLVTTEDREIELECVSQGGKPAAEITWIDGLGNVLTKGIEYVKEPLADSRRITARSILKLAPKKEHHNTTFTCQAQNTADRTYRSAKLLLEVKYAPKVSVSVVGGALAGGKIPEGAEVILSCQADANPHELSYRWFINDELMTGDFTTKMIIHNVSRQYHDASVKCEVVNAVGKSEQSKKLDISFGPVFRQRPVSVEADLGATVSMRCDVAGNPEPEIEWISENSDQVVGVAAELKLKVSSETAGRYFCKAVVNGFPEIGAEATLYVKRAPIITSHKVQFGGVGGRVKIDCLAFSIPKAEHILWSFEGKIINMSSADPDIYIFEEHHLPEGVRAALIIRDSKATHFGKYNCTVMNSYGGDSLVITLLREPGNIPVLLVVMGSMFCVAIILMIVMIIIVYRKRRSRKKPMPADVIPEASRGGDKLNELKSELRAKAYDVEYSEAGGDGLAINLTQSPMPDVQIKGATLGVPLAGPVKFDERFAGDFGGDRYNRQCHIKNLKNQQEPTAYKGSPQTQANGYAHYFEYALDYSPPGEGAGVVVSGGGGGGGGGGCGGGKLKNGGMNSATLPHSAATVNGGGAGTGGGASLPRNQRHEIQQSQQTNGFLGQPLLQNGIDSRFSAIYGNPYLRTNSSLLPPLPPPSTANPAATPAPPPYHAARHGHAHHANGGLKHFVGGAVITTSPVANVNSNSGVGVGGSSTPIGVGGVAAGGGSVSGSSSNLTASSNTLAATPLGGGNGGQCAQSPSGQFILSNNGKGHTQKGPLATHV is encoded by the exons ATGAAGAGAATGCGCAGCAGTCGCCTTCTGGTGCTGCCACTGATCCTTGTGCTGATCCTGACGCTGCTCCTCCAACCGATTGCCGTCCACGCCAAGTCAAAGAAGAATAAGTCCAGCCAGAGCTCGCACCATGGTGactcctcatcctcctcctcatcatcatcctcatcctcctcctcgtcaAGTGCCTccgcagcggcagcggcggaTGAGAGCAAATCGAAGGGCGCAGACAATGGGGGTCAGCACTTTGCCATGGAGCCGCAGGACCAGACGGCCGTCGTCGGCTCCCGTGTGACGTTGCCCTGCCGGGTGATGGAGAAGGTGGGTGCGCTGCAGTGGACGAAGGACGACTTCGGACTGGGCCAGCATCGCAATCTCAGTGGCTTCGAGCGCTACTCCATGGTGGGCAGCGATGAGGAGGGCGACTTCTCACTGGACATCTATCCCCTGATGCTGGACGACGACGCCAAGTACCAGTGCCAAGTGGGTCCCGGTCCGCAGGGCGAGCAGGGCATTCGTTCCCGATTCGCAAAGCTAACGGTGCTCGTGCCGCCGGAGGCACCGAAAATCACCCAAGGCGACTACCTGGTGACCACCGAGGATCGTGAGATCGAACTGGAGTGCGTGTCGCAGGGTGGCAAGCCCGCCGCCGAAATCACCTGGATCGATGGCCTGGGCAATGTGCTCACCAAGGGCATCGAGTATGTCAAGGAACCGCTGGCCGATTCGCGTCGCATCACGGCCAGATCCATACTGAAACTGGCGCCCAAGAAGGAGCATCACAACACAACGTTCACGTGCCAGGCGCAAAACACCGCCGATCGCACTTACAGATCGGCGAAACTGCTGCTCGAGGTGAAGTATGCGCCCAAGGTCAGCGTTTCGGTGGTGGGCGGTGCACTGGCGGGTGGCAAAATTCCCGAGGGCGCCGAGGTGATCCTCAGCTGCCAGGCGGACGCCAATCCGCATGAGCTCAGCTATCGCTGGTTCATCAACGACGAGCTCATGACCGGCGACTTTACCACCAAAATG ATCATTCACAATGTTTCGCGGCAGTATCACGATGCAAGTGTCAAGTGCGAGGTGGTCAATGCGGTGGGCAAGAGCGAGCAGAGCAAGAAGCTGGACATAAGCT TTGGCCCAGTTTTCCGCCAGCGTCCCGTCAGCGTGGAGGCCGATCTGGGCGCCACTGTGAGCATGCGCTGCGATGTGGCCGGCAATCCGGAGCCCGAAATCGAGTGGATCAGCGAGAACTCCGACCAG GTGGTTGGCGTGGCAGCGGAACTGAAGCTGAAGGTGAGCAGCGAGACGGCGGGTCGCTACTTCTGCAAGGCGGTGGTCAATGGGTTTCCGGAAATCGGAGCCGAGGCAACGCTGTACGTGAAGCGAGCACCGATCATCACCTCGCACAAGGTGCAGTTTGGCGGAGTTGGCGGTCGCGTGAAGATCGATTGTCTGGCGTTCAGCATACCGAAGGCGGAACACATACTGTGGTCCTTCGAGGgcaagatcatcaacatgaGCAGCGCCGATCCGGATATCTACATCTTCGAGGAGCATCATTTGCCGGAGGGCGTGCGTGCCGCGCTGATAATACGCGATAGCAAGGCGACGCACTTTGGCAAGTACAATTGCACGGTGATGAATTCGTATGGCGGTGATTCGCTGGTCATAACACTGCTGCGCGAACCGGGCAACATACCCGTGCTCCTGGTCGTCATGGGCTCCATGTTCTGCGTGGCCATCATCCTGATGATCGTGATGATCATCATTGTGTACCGCAAGCGGCGCAGCCGCAAGAAGCCAATGCCAGCGGACGTGATACCGGAGGCGTCGCGCGGCGGTGATAAACTCAACGAACTGAAGAGCGAGCTGCGTGCGAAGGCCTATGACGTGGAGTATTCGGAGGCGGGCGGCGATGGCCTGGCCATCAATCTCACCCAATCCCCGATGCCCGATGTCCAGATAAAGGGCGCCACACTGGGTGTGCCACTTGCGGGCCCGGTGAAATTCGATGAGCGCTTTGCGGGCGACTTTGGCGGCGATCGCTACAATCGCCAGTGTCACATCAAGAATCTGAAGAACCAGCAGGAGCCAACCGCCTACAAGGGCAGTCCACAGACGCAGGCCAATGGCTATGCCCACTACTTTGAGTACGCCCTGGACTACAGTCCGCCGGGCGAGGGCGCTGGCGTGGTTGTgagcggcggtggtggcggtggtggcggtggtggctgtGGTGGTGGCAAGCTTAAGAACGGTGGCATGAACTCGGCCACGCTGCCGCACTCGGCGGCCACCGTGAATGGGGGCGGTGCTGGCACTGGGGGTGGGGCAAGTCTGCCGCGCAACCAGCGACACGAGATTCAACAATCGCAGCAGACAAACGGATTTCTCG GACAACCGCTGCTGCAGAACGGCATCGACAGCCGCTTCAGCGCCATCTACGGTAATCCCTACCTAAGGACGAACTCCTCGCTGCTGccaccgctgccgccgccgagcACCGCCAATCCGGCGGCCACACCCGCCCCGCCCCCCTATCATGCCGCCCgccacggccacgcccaccacgcCAATGGCGGACTCAAGCATTTTGTGGGCGGTGCCGTGATCACCACAAGTCCCGTTGCCAATGTGAACAGCAATAgcggcgtgggcgtgggcggtAGCTCGACGCCCATCGGcgttgggggcgtggcagcgggAGGTGGCAGCGTCAGCGGCAGCAGTTCGAACTTGaccgccagcagcaacacactggcggccacgcccctcggcggcggcaacggcggccAGTGCGCCCAGAGTCCGTCCGGCCAGTTCATACTGTCCAACAATGGCAAAGGACACACGCAGAAAGGACCTCTGGCCACTCACGTCTAA